TTGAACGTGTAGTTGCCCGTGGGCAGCGGCTTGCCACCTGCATCGACCGCCTTGAAACTCGGCACCGGAATCACGCCGGCCGGCTGCTGGCCGAGATCGATCGTGTTCACGACGTTGCCGTTCGAATCGACCACCTGCAGCTTCAGGTCCGACGTCGCGGCCGGCAGCTTGATACCGAACGGCGATGCGGCCACCTTGCTCGTGTCGGTCGTGCCGTCGGCGTTGAGCGGGTTCGCGACCGTGAACGTATTGCCCGGCACGAGCACCGTGCGGCCGACCAGCGACGCTGCCTGGCCCGCCTCGCTCGCCGACAGTTGCGCGGACAACGAGCCGAGCGACTGGTTGAGCTGCGCGATGCCGCTCACCGTGTCGATCTGCGCGAGCTGCGACGTCATCTGCGAGCTGTCCATCGGCGAGGTCGGATCCTGGTTCTGCAACTGCGTGACGAGCAGCTTCAGGAACGTCGACTGAAGGTCGGCAGCCGACGTGCCCGCGTTCGGGCCCATCGTGTCGGTCGGCGTGTTCGTCTGGCTGGTGCCGTTATTTCCAATTGGCGTGCTCAAAAAACTCTCCTTGGCTGCCGGGTCACGTACCGATCGTCAGCGTTTTCAGCATCAGATTCTTCGCGGTGTTCAGCGTCTCGATGTTCGCCTGATACGAGCGCGAGGCCGAGATCATGTTCACCATCTCCTGCACCGGGTCGACGTTCGGCGATTCCACATAGCCGTCCGCGTTCGCCGCGGGGTTGCTCGGGTCGTACGTCGTCTTCATCGGCGTCGGGTCGTCGACCACGCCAGTCACCTGCACGCCGCCGACCTGCTGGCCCGACGCGGAGCGCGCGCCGCCGAGCGGATCGACCGCGAACACCACCTGCTTCGCGCGATAGGGCTTGCCGTCCGGACCGGTCGTGCTGTCCGCGTTCGCCAGATTCGACGCGGTGACGTTCAGGCGCTGCGATTCCGCAGTCAGCGCCGATCCCGCCACCTTGAAGATGTTCATCAATGACATGGCCTGTCGAGCCTCCTTCGTTGATCCCGTAGCGTTAATTGAGTGCTTGCTGTTGCGCGGCTGGTTATGCCGTTATGTTCTGTTAGCTGCCGATTTAGCTTCCGAATCAGCTTCCTGAAGTGATCGCCGACAGCAATCCCTTGATCTGCGACGACACGAGCGTCATGCCCGATTCGAGATGCAGGGTGTTGTCGGCGAATTGCACGCGTTCCGAGTCGAGGTCGACCGTGTTGCCGTCGAGCGCGGGCTGCACCGGAATCCGGTACTTGAGCCGGCCGTAATCTTCAGCGGGGCCGCCCGTGGGGATCAGCTTCGCCTTGCCCGCCATATGGCCGGGCTCGGTCGTGGCGAGCGTCATGCCGGTCGTCACGCCGGCCGGCTGGGCCATCTGAAGCGGCGAAGCGCCGAAGCCCGATTCGCCATTGGCTTTGCGCAACGCACCCGCGAGCGACGAAGAGAAATTGATGTCGCGCGCCTTGTAGTTCGGCGTATCGGCGTTCGCAATGTTCGACGACAGCACTTCCTGCCGGTATGCGCGCACGTCGAGCGCTTCCTTGTTGAACGCAAAATTCTGATCGAGCCTGTCAAGCATCGGACACCTCTCCGTATGAACGGTCCGCGGTCATATTCGCCTGCCCGCCCTTGCGCATCCTCGCCGCGGCACAGGGCCGGCGGCGCAAGCAATCAGCAAGGGCTTTTTCGCATGGAGTGCATCTTAGGGGCGCGACGCAAGGGCCAATTGAACGAATAGCCGGGGAAGCGCCCCTCTATTCAACGTTTGCGATGGGAGGCCACTCCCTAGAATGCGTCCTGTACCGTGAGTACCCGTGGGCCGTTGCGGCTCGCGCGTTGGTCCCTGATTCCGGAGAGTTGCCATGACCCTGCCCGCTTTCGCTGCCCTGCCCGGCGTGGTTCGCGCCGCGCGGCTGCACGGCGCGATGCGGCGGGGCTGGCGTGCATGGCGCGTGTCGTCGGTCGCGGCGTTGCTCGGCATGGCGTTGCCTGGCGCGGGCTTGCCTCTCGCATCGATTGCAGCCGGCGCAGTGCCCGCGCTCGCGTATGCGCAGGACAATGGCGGGCCGATCGTGATCCCCGGACCCGGCGAAAAAAATCCCGCCGATGCGCAGGCGCTCGCCGCGCGCATGGGCCTCGCCGCTCATTCCACCCAGCCGGGCGCGGCGGCGCTCGCCGCACTGCGTCCGACGCCTGCGGCACAGCGTGCCCTCGACGCGGACAACGGCCAGATCGTCATTCCAGGAAACGGCGAGCCTCGCGGGCAGCTGGCGCCAGGTGCTTATGCCGCGAACGCGACGAGCGGAACCGTCACGAGCGGCCGCGTCATGACTGCCCGCGCGGTGCCGGCCGTACCGGTGACGCTGCAACGCGTCAGCGTGCAGCCGCCGGCGCAGGGTGTCGCGCCGGTCGTCGTCAGCAATGCGCAGGCGCGCTACAGCGTGCCCGCGTCCGACTTGCACGCGACCGATGCGGCGGCCGCGTCGGCGCCGATCCAGATCGATCCGCTTGCCGCGCGCGGCGAGCCGCCGCAACTCGGCGGCGCCAGCGGCAGCACGGCTGCGGTCAGGATGCAGCTGACGGGTGCACAGCCGACGAATGTGCAGCCGATGACTGCGGAGCAGGCGAACGCGGCCCAGATCAGGGCGGCGCAGCAGTGGGCCGCTCAATCGACAGCAAGAGCAGCAGTACAAACCGCCGCGCACGCCGCGGTGCCCGCGCCCCAGCGGTCCGCGCAAACGGCCCAACTGCAGCCTGTGCGTTACACGCCGCCGCGCGCCGCCCTGGCCAATGCCGCGGCTCAGACTGTGGCCACGGTCAACGCCGGCGGCGCCAACACGCTGGCCGCGAGTACCTCCGATGCCACCCCGGTGCCCGCCGGCCAGCAGGACGGCGAGACGATCCGCGCCACGGCGCTCGCGTTCCTGCAGCAGCAAACGGCCGGCTTGCCCGGCAAGATCACGATTGACGTCGCGCGCCCCTTTCCGCGCGGCCTTGCGGCCTGCACGGCGCTCGAGCCGTTCATGCCGGTCGGTGCGCGCCTGTGGGGACGCACGTCGGTCGGCGTGCGCTGCGCGGGCGCGCGCCCGTGGACGCTCTACTTGCGGGCGCGCATCTCGCTGCAGGCGACCTACTACACGGCGGCGCGCCAGATCGCGCCGGGCGAAATGCTGACCGCCGCCGATCTCGTCGCCCACGAAGGCGATCTCGCGACCCTGCCGCAAACGGTGATCACCGATCCGTCGCAAGCCGTCGGCGCGGTCGCGCTCGTGCGTATCGGCGCCGGGCTGCCGCTGCGCCAGGACACGATCCGCAGCGCGGCATCGGTGACGGCGGGACAAACAGTGCGCGTGGTCGCATCGGGCGAGGGTTTCTCGATTTCGGCGGAAGGTAGCGCGATGAACAACGCAACGCCTGGCCAGCAGGTGCGGGTCAGGACCACGAACGGCCAGATCGTGACCGGCGTGGTGAAGGACGGTTCGACCGTCGAGATCCAGATGTAAGGCAGATTCGGCCCGGGGAACGCGTTTCGGACAAGGAAAAGGTGACGGAAGACGAAAAAACAGTGGGCTCCGGTTGCGCTAAAGTTTCAGCCGGCGTTTGCCGATATCACGGTCAAATCGTTCAGGAAGC
The nucleotide sequence above comes from Paraburkholderia sp. SOS3. Encoded proteins:
- a CDS encoding flagellar hook assembly protein FlgD, which gives rise to MSTPIGNNGTSQTNTPTDTMGPNAGTSAADLQSTFLKLLVTQLQNQDPTSPMDSSQMTSQLAQIDTVSGIAQLNQSLGSLSAQLSASEAGQAASLVGRTVLVPGNTFTVANPLNADGTTDTSKVAASPFGIKLPAATSDLKLQVVDSNGNVVNTIDLGQQPAGVIPVPSFKAVDAGGKPLPTGNYTFNVVDAGGAATGDNAPVALTGFPVIGVVTQADGTPGLTLQTGQTIPLNGGASAIL
- the flgC gene encoding flagellar basal body rod protein FlgC; translated protein: MSLMNIFKVAGSALTAESQRLNVTASNLANADSTTGPDGKPYRAKQVVFAVDPLGGARSASGQQVGGVQVTGVVDDPTPMKTTYDPSNPAANADGYVESPNVDPVQEMVNMISASRSYQANIETLNTAKNLMLKTLTIGT
- the flgB gene encoding flagellar basal body rod protein FlgB, producing the protein MLDRLDQNFAFNKEALDVRAYRQEVLSSNIANADTPNYKARDINFSSSLAGALRKANGESGFGASPLQMAQPAGVTTGMTLATTEPGHMAGKAKLIPTGGPAEDYGRLKYRIPVQPALDGNTVDLDSERVQFADNTLHLESGMTLVSSQIKGLLSAITSGS
- the flgA gene encoding flagellar basal body P-ring formation chaperone FlgA, with the translated sequence MTLPAFAALPGVVRAARLHGAMRRGWRAWRVSSVAALLGMALPGAGLPLASIAAGAVPALAYAQDNGGPIVIPGPGEKNPADAQALAARMGLAAHSTQPGAAALAALRPTPAAQRALDADNGQIVIPGNGEPRGQLAPGAYAANATSGTVTSGRVMTARAVPAVPVTLQRVSVQPPAQGVAPVVVSNAQARYSVPASDLHATDAAAASAPIQIDPLAARGEPPQLGGASGSTAAVRMQLTGAQPTNVQPMTAEQANAAQIRAAQQWAAQSTARAAVQTAAHAAVPAPQRSAQTAQLQPVRYTPPRAALANAAAQTVATVNAGGANTLAASTSDATPVPAGQQDGETIRATALAFLQQQTAGLPGKITIDVARPFPRGLAACTALEPFMPVGARLWGRTSVGVRCAGARPWTLYLRARISLQATYYTAARQIAPGEMLTAADLVAHEGDLATLPQTVITDPSQAVGAVALVRIGAGLPLRQDTIRSAASVTAGQTVRVVASGEGFSISAEGSAMNNATPGQQVRVRTTNGQIVTGVVKDGSTVEIQM